TCAGCGTAACGGCCCCCGCCTCCGGTCGGCGGGTTGGGCCGGGACCGGAGGCGGGGGCGTCCAGGGGTGGGGTATCAGTCGGCCGCCGGGCGGTCGGTGACCGTGATCTTCCCGCGCGCGATGCGCGCCAGCCGGTCGGCCCGGCGGGCCACGGCGCTGTCGTGGGTGACCATGATGAACGTCAGCCCCAGCTCCTTCCACTGCCTCTCCAGCACCTCGATCACCTCGTCGCGGGTCGACTCGTCGAGATTTCCGGTGGGTTCGTCGGCCAGCAGCACCTGGGGCCGCTTGGCCAGCGCGCGGGCGATCGCGACGCGCTGCTGCTGACCGCCGGAGAGCTCGCTCGGCAGATGGCCGGCCCGTTCGGCCAGCCCCACCGATGCGAGGGCCTCGGCGGCCTGCCGGCGGCGTTCCGAGGTCTTCAGGCCGAGCGGGACGAGGGCGGTCTCCACGTTCTCCTGGGCGGTGAGGGTGGGGATGAGGTGGAAGCCCTGGAAGACGAAGCCGATCCGCTCCGCGCGCAGCTTGGTCAGCTTGGCCTCGGAGAGCCGGGAGAGGTCGGTGCCGTCGAGCACCACGCTGCCGGCCGTGGCCCGGTCGAGGCCGCCGAGGAGCTGCAGGAGCGTGGACTTGCCGCCTCCGGTGGGGCCCTGGATGACGAGTCTGCTGCCGGTGGGCACGGACAGCGAGACGCCGTCCAGGGCGGCGATGGTGGCCTTGCCGCGCCGGTACTGCTTGGTGACGCCGGTGAGTTCGTACACGGGAGGTCTCCGGGAGGGTCAGGCGACGCGGCTGAGGGCGTCTGCGGGGCGGAGGCGGGCGGCGCGCCAGGCGGCGAACGCGCCGGCGACCAGGCCGCCGGTGACGGCCAGGGCGATGGCGAGGAGCAGGACGTTCGTGCTGACGGGGGCGGTGAGGCCGATGTCCAGGCTCTCGGCCGCGGTCTCGGTCGCCTCACGCACGAACCCGCCGCCGCGCGGTCCGGCGGCCTCGGGGCCGCCCGTGCCGCCCAGCTCGGCGGTGAGGTCGGGGCGGACGGTGTTGATCGTCCAGGCGGCCAGCAGCCCGAGGCCGAGGCCGAGCGCGCCGCCGAAGAGGCCGGTGGCCAGGGACTCGCTCATCACCTGCCCGGTGATCCGGACGCGGGTCCAGCCGAGCGCCTTCAGCGTGCCGAACTCCCGGACGCGGCGGCTGACGGCGGAGGACGCCATCAGACCGGCGACGAGGAACGAGACGGCGAGGACCAGGTACGACAGCCACCTGCCGACGCCGTCGGCCAGGTCGGCGGCGGTCGACAGCGAGCCGGACACC
Above is a window of Streptomyces sp. NBC_01803 DNA encoding:
- a CDS encoding ABC transporter ATP-binding protein, which produces MYELTGVTKQYRRGKATIAALDGVSLSVPTGSRLVIQGPTGGGKSTLLQLLGGLDRATAGSVVLDGTDLSRLSEAKLTKLRAERIGFVFQGFHLIPTLTAQENVETALVPLGLKTSERRRQAAEALASVGLAERAGHLPSELSGGQQQRVAIARALAKRPQVLLADEPTGNLDESTRDEVIEVLERQWKELGLTFIMVTHDSAVARRADRLARIARGKITVTDRPAAD